In Salinigranum marinum, one DNA window encodes the following:
- a CDS encoding ABC transporter permease, translating to MATETDSRQGYGGERGPTSETFEDIDWSEDGGRAVLSRRDLGMLGVLAALGVALAYDYLVVPPNAATVAFALPPGMPLFGDRFVWDVSQLDWLFLLTLVAMVFYVALPLSDNRRLTAYYWRQFRKNRLAVVSLAYLVVVFLIGTLGPVFIPAPELALAQQYQPPVFTTVDSSVPIQCVGEASGGVCHGSFAHPLGTTSDGKDILVLVIYGMQVSMKLGLITTLLVISIGTAVGTVAAYTGGTVDELLMRYVDIQLTFPTFLLYLLLVFLFGGSLFMFIVLFGLTSWGGIARLVRSEALQLREEEYVLAAKSAGADAAYVIRRHLVPNVSSTVITAATLAIPGYILAEAALSFLQLGDPTIPSWGQVIAAGRSDLDTAWWISTFPGFFLFFTILAFNFMGDALRDALDPRADR from the coding sequence ATGGCGACCGAGACCGACTCCCGACAGGGGTACGGCGGCGAGCGGGGTCCGACTTCCGAGACGTTCGAGGACATCGACTGGTCCGAGGACGGCGGCCGCGCGGTCCTCTCGCGGCGGGATCTCGGCATGCTCGGCGTCCTCGCGGCCCTCGGGGTCGCGCTCGCCTACGACTACCTCGTCGTCCCGCCGAACGCCGCCACGGTCGCGTTTGCGCTCCCACCGGGGATGCCGCTGTTCGGCGATCGCTTCGTCTGGGACGTCAGCCAGCTCGACTGGCTCTTCCTCCTCACCCTCGTCGCGATGGTGTTTTACGTGGCCCTCCCGCTCTCGGACAACCGCCGGCTCACGGCGTACTACTGGCGGCAGTTCCGGAAGAACCGCCTCGCCGTCGTGAGCCTCGCGTACCTCGTCGTCGTCTTCCTGATCGGCACGCTCGGCCCCGTGTTCATCCCCGCACCTGAACTCGCGCTCGCCCAGCAGTACCAGCCGCCGGTGTTCACTACCGTGGACTCGTCGGTCCCGATCCAGTGCGTCGGCGAGGCTTCGGGTGGTGTCTGTCACGGCTCGTTCGCCCACCCGCTGGGGACCACCTCCGACGGCAAGGACATCCTCGTGCTCGTGATCTACGGCATGCAGGTGAGCATGAAACTTGGGCTCATCACGACTCTGCTGGTGATCTCGATCGGCACCGCCGTCGGGACGGTCGCGGCGTACACGGGCGGGACGGTCGACGAGCTGTTGATGCGTTACGTCGACATCCAGCTCACCTTCCCGACGTTCCTCCTGTATCTCCTGCTCGTGTTCCTCTTCGGTGGCTCGCTGTTCATGTTCATCGTCCTCTTCGGGCTCACGTCGTGGGGCGGCATCGCCCGCCTCGTCCGGTCGGAGGCGCTCCAGCTCCGGGAGGAGGAGTACGTCCTCGCGGCGAAAAGTGCCGGCGCGGACGCCGCCTACGTCATCCGACGACACCTCGTCCCGAACGTCTCCTCGACGGTCATCACCGCCGCGACGCTCGCCATCCCGGGGTACATCCTCGCCGAGGCGGCGCTGTCGTTCCTCCAACTCGGCGACCCGACGATCCCCTCGTGGGGCCAGGTGATCGCCGCCGGCCGCTCCGAT
- a CDS encoding ABC transporter permease, translated as MRWYVVRRLLWTVVATFIILSVTWGLLAATPNQQAAQLQFQVAQSGGDAEAAGEAFRRARGLDRPLWERYTTYMTNMVTLNWGWSDSRSQPVTEAIWAALPYTAIYSVPTTILSILLGLSIGLYSATHQYTKTDYAATFFAFFGFAIPNFWFGIILLLVFGVQLGWFPVVFDPDVPFFSLAMARQLVLPVIVLTTGTIAGLMRYSRARTLEFVQADFVKTARAKGASEWRVLTRHILRPASPPLVTILISDLLGIFIAASYLVEVVFGIPGLGQLSFRAIIAQDTALVLGTVLIGVFIAIVGNLFQDLAYTVLDPRIDYGDR; from the coding sequence ATGCGGTGGTACGTCGTCCGCCGGCTGCTGTGGACCGTCGTGGCGACGTTCATCATCCTCTCCGTCACCTGGGGGCTGCTGGCGGCGACCCCGAACCAGCAGGCCGCCCAGCTCCAGTTTCAGGTGGCCCAGAGCGGTGGGGACGCCGAGGCTGCCGGGGAGGCGTTCCGACGGGCGCGAGGGCTCGATCGCCCCCTCTGGGAGCGGTACACGACGTACATGACGAACATGGTGACACTCAACTGGGGGTGGTCCGACAGCCGGTCGCAACCGGTGACCGAGGCGATCTGGGCGGCGCTCCCGTACACCGCCATCTACTCCGTCCCGACGACGATCCTCTCGATCCTCCTCGGCCTCTCCATCGGGCTGTACTCGGCGACGCACCAGTACACCAAAACCGACTACGCGGCGACGTTCTTCGCTTTCTTCGGCTTCGCGATCCCGAACTTCTGGTTCGGCATCATCCTCTTGCTGGTGTTCGGCGTCCAGTTGGGCTGGTTCCCGGTCGTCTTCGACCCCGACGTGCCCTTCTTCTCGCTGGCGATGGCCCGGCAGCTGGTCCTTCCGGTGATCGTCCTCACGACCGGCACCATCGCCGGCCTGATGCGCTACTCGCGCGCACGGACGCTGGAGTTCGTCCAGGCGGACTTCGTCAAGACCGCCCGCGCCAAGGGCGCGAGCGAGTGGCGTGTCCTCACCCGCCACATCCTCCGCCCGGCCTCCCCGCCGCTGGTGACGATCCTCATCTCCGACCTCCTGGGTATCTTCATCGCGGCGTCGTATCTCGTCGAGGTCGTCTTCGGCATCCCCGGCCTGGGACAGCTGTCGTTCCGGGCCATCATCGCACAGGACACCGCGTTGGTCCTGGGAACGGTGCTCATCGGCGTCTTCATCGCCATCGTCGGCAACCTGTTTCAGGACCTCGCGTACACCGTCCTCGACCCGAGAATCGACTACGGTGATCGCTGA
- a CDS encoding ABC transporter substrate-binding protein, whose amino-acid sequence MPSGSGGDDRPDALYRPGRRDLLKILGLGGATALAGCSSNQGGSTSSETDTQGTGNDYVSASSVDASSLNWISIADQTSGSFIGLTLDATWVITPEQEVFPLWADISTEDGRVYEVQLRDNLQWGAGYGQMTADDWVYLIQEVFQDPDNWSGYPNADDWIRDGEPIPVEQTGDLTFTLSLPEVDPSFPFKPVLWGQNCMPRGILEKYAPSGDVEGLQQDEEVNTLAYSGNLGPYSYETWDRESQFVVTRNEDYYMRELAQNGELDFSGLGGIPDGFADEWADAPYFDRRIVRVIKEESARLGALRRGDVTTAGIPPNKANQFQDLEDVYLNVTPQPFVAVLAYNQRANGWEPFRRKAVRQALAHAVDKQSIAENIYRGYAQVAQTMQPKWTKWYVGDRITDYGVGESYGPEVTRQALADALSDTDYGYDGDTLQNGDGEQVQLSLYFDQGQQTERTTAEFIAQEFQQNAGIAVELSPTSSFIEKFATNSPPEGEEAPWTGGQFNGGPRDVSTSPEPWDMSVNLGFNTYPYTPTSSKAFFEERGGINYYGYVPERDIAGLYEEASRTVDEDERRELLGQAFGYINEEQPFGFVTMSSSIGGYRSQVVGPIEDFASGWDAQTWYFE is encoded by the coding sequence ATGCCATCCGGCTCCGGCGGCGACGATCGCCCGGACGCCCTGTACCGGCCGGGTCGAAGGGACCTGTTGAAGATTCTCGGACTGGGGGGTGCAACCGCGCTTGCGGGCTGTTCGAGCAACCAGGGTGGCTCGACCTCGTCGGAAACCGATACTCAGGGCACCGGCAACGACTACGTGAGTGCCTCGTCGGTCGACGCCTCCTCGCTCAACTGGATCTCGATCGCCGACCAGACGTCGGGCAGTTTCATCGGGCTCACGCTCGACGCCACCTGGGTCATCACGCCCGAACAGGAGGTGTTCCCGCTCTGGGCCGACATCTCCACCGAGGACGGCCGCGTCTACGAGGTCCAGCTCCGCGACAACCTCCAGTGGGGTGCCGGCTACGGGCAGATGACCGCCGACGACTGGGTCTACCTGATCCAGGAGGTGTTTCAGGACCCGGACAACTGGTCGGGCTACCCAAACGCCGACGACTGGATCCGCGACGGCGAGCCCATTCCGGTCGAACAGACCGGCGACCTCACCTTCACGCTCTCGCTGCCGGAGGTCGACCCGTCGTTCCCGTTCAAACCGGTGTTGTGGGGACAGAACTGTATGCCCAGGGGGATCCTCGAGAAGTACGCTCCCTCGGGCGACGTGGAGGGGCTCCAGCAGGACGAGGAGGTCAACACGCTCGCGTACAGCGGCAACCTCGGGCCGTACAGCTACGAGACGTGGGACCGCGAGTCGCAGTTCGTCGTGACGCGCAACGAGGACTACTACATGCGGGAGCTGGCGCAGAACGGCGAACTCGACTTCTCGGGGCTCGGTGGCATCCCCGACGGCTTCGCCGACGAGTGGGCCGACGCGCCGTACTTCGACCGGCGGATCGTCCGGGTGATCAAAGAGGAGAGCGCTCGGCTCGGGGCGCTCCGTCGGGGCGACGTCACGACCGCCGGCATCCCACCGAACAAGGCGAACCAGTTCCAGGACCTCGAGGACGTCTACCTCAACGTCACGCCCCAGCCGTTCGTCGCGGTGCTCGCGTACAACCAGCGCGCGAACGGCTGGGAGCCGTTCCGGCGCAAGGCGGTCCGGCAGGCACTGGCGCACGCGGTGGACAAACAGTCCATCGCGGAGAACATCTACCGCGGCTACGCGCAGGTCGCTCAGACGATGCAGCCGAAGTGGACGAAGTGGTACGTCGGCGACCGGATCACCGACTACGGGGTCGGCGAGAGCTACGGCCCCGAGGTCACCCGACAGGCGCTCGCCGACGCGCTGTCCGACACCGACTACGGCTACGACGGCGACACGCTGCAGAACGGCGACGGCGAGCAGGTCCAGCTCTCGCTGTACTTCGACCAGGGCCAGCAGACCGAGCGGACGACGGCGGAGTTCATCGCCCAGGAGTTCCAGCAGAACGCGGGCATCGCGGTGGAGCTCAGCCCAACCTCGTCGTTCATCGAGAAGTTCGCCACTAACAGCCCGCCGGAAGGCGAGGAGGCACCGTGGACCGGCGGGCAGTTCAACGGCGGCCCGCGCGACGTCTCGACCAGTCCCGAGCCGTGGGACATGTCGGTGAACCTCGGATTCAACACGTACCCGTACACGCCGACGTCGTCGAAGGCGTTCTTCGAGGAGCGCGGCGGCATCAACTACTACGGCTACGTCCCCGAGCGCGATATCGCCGGGCTCTACGAGGAGGCCTCCCGGACGGTCGACGAGGACGAACGGCGGGAACTCCTCGGCCAGGCGTTCGGCTACATCAACGAGGAACAGCCCTTCGGCTTCGTGACGATGTCGTCGTCGATCGGCGGCTACCGCTCGCAGGTCGTGGGACCGATCGAGGACTTCGCAAGCGGCTGGGACGCCCAGACGTGGTACTTCGAGTGA
- the hpt gene encoding hypoxanthine/guanine phosphoribosyltransferase: protein MDQLRQSLLDAPIIEKEEYQYFVHPISDGVPMLEPELLREIVIRIIRKAEIEDVDKIVTPAAMGIHISTAVSLMTDIPLVVIRKRQYGLEGEVSLHQTTGYSDSAMYINDVYEGDKVLVLDDVLSTGGTMTAILDALSHIGAEVVDVVAVIKKAGPNKLDDTDHSVKTLINVTVEDGEVVIVDEQGDG from the coding sequence ATGGACCAGTTGCGGCAGTCGCTCCTCGACGCACCAATCATCGAGAAAGAGGAGTATCAGTACTTCGTCCACCCCATCAGCGACGGGGTCCCGATGCTCGAACCGGAGCTGCTCCGCGAGATCGTCATCCGGATCATCCGGAAGGCCGAGATCGAGGACGTCGACAAGATCGTCACGCCGGCGGCGATGGGCATCCACATCTCGACCGCGGTGTCGCTCATGACCGACATTCCCCTGGTGGTCATCCGCAAGCGGCAGTATGGCCTCGAAGGCGAGGTGTCGCTCCACCAGACGACGGGCTACTCCGACTCGGCGATGTACATCAACGACGTGTACGAGGGCGACAAGGTGCTCGTCCTCGACGACGTGCTCTCGACGGGCGGAACGATGACGGCGATCCTCGACGCGCTGTCGCACATCGGTGCCGAGGTCGTCGACGTGGTCGCCGTCATCAAGAAGGCGGGGCCGAACAAGCTCGACGACACCGACCACTCGGTCAAGACGCTCATCAACGTCACCGTCGAGGACGGCGAGGTCGTCATCGTCGACGAGCAGGGCGACGGCTGA
- a CDS encoding transcriptional regulator produces the protein MPPDTTRQRIAEELRTEQATASELSTRVGVPASTVYDHLRHVARSLDGDDERFLVAPPECRNCGFSAFDDPVNYPSRCPDCRSEGIEEAVFKIE, from the coding sequence ATGCCCCCCGACACGACGCGACAACGCATCGCCGAGGAACTCCGAACCGAGCAGGCGACCGCGAGCGAGCTGTCGACCCGCGTCGGCGTCCCCGCCTCGACGGTGTACGACCACCTCCGACACGTCGCACGTTCGCTCGACGGCGACGACGAACGGTTCCTGGTCGCCCCGCCCGAGTGTCGCAACTGCGGGTTCAGCGCCTTCGACGACCCCGTGAACTACCCCTCGCGCTGTCCGGACTGCCGGAGCGAGGGGATCGAAGAGGCGGTGTTCAAGATCGAGTGA
- a CDS encoding NDP-sugar synthase, translated as MKAVVLAGGYATRLWPITRHRPKMFLPIGDGTVIDTIFEELEADERVDEVFVSTNEYFADEFRTFIDESDYEKPTLSVEETVAEDEKFGVVGAMAQLIDREEVDDDLLIVAGDNLISFGLSNFIDYFEEKQSPSLVAYDVGSKEKAKSYGLVELEGDRVVNFQEKPEDPASTLVSIACYVYPADTLPLFDEYLSNDNNPDEPGWFVQWLQEREDVFAFTFDTAWYDIGTPESYLEAVAGYLEGDNYIHDDAVIENSELGENVHVMAGAHIENSTIDRSVVFPNATVVDSDIRDSIIDEETHVEDLDLSGALIGAHSRLQPE; from the coding sequence ATGAAAGCAGTCGTCCTTGCAGGCGGGTACGCCACACGGCTCTGGCCGATCACGAGGCACCGACCGAAGATGTTCCTCCCGATCGGCGACGGGACGGTCATCGACACCATCTTCGAGGAACTGGAGGCGGACGAGCGGGTCGACGAGGTGTTCGTCAGCACCAACGAGTACTTCGCCGACGAGTTCCGGACGTTCATCGACGAGAGCGACTACGAGAAGCCGACGCTCTCTGTCGAGGAGACCGTCGCCGAGGACGAGAAGTTCGGCGTCGTCGGTGCGATGGCCCAGCTCATTGACCGCGAAGAGGTCGACGACGACCTGCTCATCGTCGCCGGTGACAACCTCATCAGCTTCGGGCTATCGAACTTCATCGACTACTTCGAGGAGAAGCAATCGCCGTCGCTCGTCGCCTACGACGTCGGCTCGAAGGAGAAGGCCAAATCGTACGGGCTGGTCGAACTGGAGGGCGACCGCGTGGTGAACTTCCAGGAGAAGCCCGAGGACCCCGCGAGCACGCTCGTCTCGATCGCGTGTTACGTCTACCCCGCCGACACGCTCCCGCTGTTCGACGAGTACCTCTCGAACGACAACAACCCCGACGAGCCCGGCTGGTTCGTCCAGTGGCTCCAGGAGCGCGAGGACGTGTTCGCCTTCACCTTCGACACCGCCTGGTACGACATCGGGACGCCCGAGTCGTACCTCGAAGCGGTCGCCGGCTACCTCGAAGGCGACAACTACATCCACGACGACGCGGTCATCGAGAACTCCGAACTCGGCGAGAACGTCCACGTCATGGCCGGCGCACACATCGAGAACTCGACGATCGACCGCTCGGTCGTCTTCCCCAACGCGACCGTCGTCGACTCCGA